The following proteins are co-located in the Synchiropus splendidus isolate RoL2022-P1 chromosome 14, RoL_Sspl_1.0, whole genome shotgun sequence genome:
- the tmem170a gene encoding transmembrane protein 170A isoform X2 has translation MPERYPDVGLFQQIMGLNLVPRKNATFRGNDTSLSDFSEMWYGVFLWATVSSVIFHLPAALLALATLRQHKVARFMPIAIMLMSIVGPVCGGVLTSAAIAGVYKAAGKKMIPLEALVFGVGQSFCVLTISFFRVLATL, from the exons ATGCCGGAAAGGTACCCCGACGTGGGCCTGTTCCAGCAAATCATGGGTCTGAACCTGGTTCCGAGGAAGAACGCCACGTTCCGGGGAAACGACACGTCGCTAAGCGACTTCTCGG AGATGTGGTACGGCGTGTTCCTGTGGGCCACGGTCTCGTCCGTCATCTTCCACCTGCCTGCAGCGCTGCTGGCCCTGGCCACGCTGAGGCAGCACAAAGTGGCTCGCTTCATGCCCATCGCCATCATGCTGATGAGCATCGTGGGGCCGGTGTGCGGCGGCGTCCTCACCA GTGCCGCCATCGCCGGGGTCTACAAGGCTGCCGGGAAGAAGATGATCCCTTTGGAGGCTCTGGTTTTTGGAGTCGGACAGTCCTTTTGTGTGCTCACCATCTCCTTCTTCAGAGTCCTGGCCACGCTCTAG
- the tmem170a gene encoding transmembrane protein 170A isoform X1, producing MPERYPDVGLFQQIMGLNLVPRKNATFRGNDTSLSDFSEMWYGVFLWATVSSVIFHLPAALLALATLRQHKVARFMPIAIMLMSIVGPVCGGVLTSESRSLRHQSNAHPCCLAIFRVSGAAIAGVYKAAGKKMIPLEALVFGVGQSFCVLTISFFRVLATL from the exons ATGCCGGAAAGGTACCCCGACGTGGGCCTGTTCCAGCAAATCATGGGTCTGAACCTGGTTCCGAGGAAGAACGCCACGTTCCGGGGAAACGACACGTCGCTAAGCGACTTCTCGG AGATGTGGTACGGCGTGTTCCTGTGGGCCACGGTCTCGTCCGTCATCTTCCACCTGCCTGCAGCGCTGCTGGCCCTGGCCACGCTGAGGCAGCACAAAGTGGCTCGCTTCATGCCCATCGCCATCATGCTGATGAGCATCGTGGGGCCGGTGTGCGGCGGCGTCCTCACCAGTGAGTCACGTTCCCTCCGACATCAGTCCAATGCCCATCCTTGCTGCCTTGCTATCTTTCGTGTTTCAGGTGCCGCCATCGCCGGGGTCTACAAGGCTGCCGGGAAGAAGATGATCCCTTTGGAGGCTCTGGTTTTTGGAGTCGGACAGTCCTTTTGTGTGCTCACCATCTCCTTCTTCAGAGTCCTGGCCACGCTCTAG
- the LOC128770470 gene encoding cytochrome c oxidase subunit 8B, mitochondrial: MSLLGSARFLMRSLQRSQVQPVARITSKPAKETISAGEQAIALVTLFVTILGPSGWILAHLEDYKKGE, encoded by the exons ATGTCTCTGCTCGGCTCGGCCCGCTTCCTGATGAGGAGCCTCCAGAGGAGCCAGGTCCAACCTGTGGCCAGGATCACGTCCAAACCCGCCAAAGAGACGATCAGCGCGGGG gaGCAGGCCATCGCTCTGGTAACCTTGTTTGTCACCATCCTTGGACCCTCCGGCTGGATCCTGGCTCACCTGGAAGACTACAAGAAGGGAGAGTAG